In Rahnella sikkimica, the following are encoded in one genomic region:
- a CDS encoding DUF3053 domain-containing protein yields the protein MAVGIRSGVFSRWLAPFIALLVVFQLTACGDKEPEQRKAFIDYLQNTVMRSGQNLPSLSEDQKQRFGNYANDYGIILSFSRQMKGAVEGSFVPVVNAIGQVRTPQDYMTQRSALQQAASTLSMMNAQLRDSKTKADTAMAALKQPDDLKAVYGQVYNTVVTQPANVLTPLVPALQSFTQDIVSVGDFLQQQGPQVAFANGGVQFPTQQQATQYNTMMSNLVGKQQTLLQAQKVAQGDFSN from the coding sequence ATGGCTGTAGGGATCAGAAGCGGTGTATTTTCTCGCTGGCTGGCGCCGTTTATCGCACTGCTGGTAGTGTTTCAGCTCACTGCATGCGGCGATAAAGAACCGGAACAACGCAAAGCCTTTATCGATTATTTGCAAAATACCGTGATGCGCAGCGGGCAAAACCTGCCATCGCTGAGTGAAGATCAGAAACAACGGTTTGGTAATTATGCGAATGACTACGGCATCATCCTGTCATTCTCGCGTCAGATGAAAGGTGCCGTTGAAGGCAGCTTTGTGCCGGTGGTTAACGCGATTGGTCAGGTGCGCACGCCGCAGGATTACATGACCCAGCGTAGCGCGCTGCAACAGGCCGCCAGCACGCTGAGTATGATGAATGCCCAGTTGCGCGATTCGAAAACCAAAGCCGATACCGCGATGGCTGCTCTCAAGCAACCAGACGATCTGAAAGCCGTTTACGGTCAGGTCTACAACACCGTGGTGACTCAGCCTGCAAACGTGCTGACCCCGCTGGTGCCAGCGCTGCAAAGCTTCACGCAGGATATCGTCTCCGTGGGTGATTTCCTGCAACAGCAGGGCCCTCAGGTGGCATTCGCTAACGGCGGCGTGCAGTTCCCGACGCAGCAACAGGCGACGCAGTACAACACCATGATGTCGAATCTGGTGGGTAAACAGCAGACATTGCTCCAGGCGCAGAAAGTCGCGCAGGGCGATTTCAGCAACTAA
- a CDS encoding DNA-3-methyladenine glycosylase I: protein MTRCSWVSKEPIYLEYHDKEWGVPVKDGRELFEMLCLEGQQAGLSWITILRKRENYRQNFHNFDPVRIAKMTDDDVERLVLDAGIVRHRGKIKAIILNAQIYLAMQASGEDFSEFIWSFVNHQPVINNPLGPEGVPAKTVVSDAMSKALKKKGFKFTGSTICYAFMQAAGLVNDHQSYCFCHPANQPS, encoded by the coding sequence ATGACACGCTGTAGCTGGGTTTCCAAAGAACCGATTTACCTCGAATACCACGATAAAGAATGGGGCGTGCCGGTCAAAGATGGCCGTGAGTTGTTTGAAATGTTGTGTCTTGAAGGCCAGCAGGCCGGGCTTTCGTGGATAACCATTCTGAGAAAACGTGAAAATTACCGTCAGAACTTCCACAATTTCGATCCTGTACGTATCGCCAAAATGACCGACGACGACGTCGAACGTCTGGTGCTTGATGCGGGGATCGTGCGCCATCGCGGAAAAATCAAAGCGATCATCCTGAATGCTCAGATTTATTTAGCCATGCAGGCCAGCGGCGAGGATTTCTCCGAGTTCATCTGGAGCTTTGTGAACCACCAACCGGTCATCAATAATCCGCTCGGCCCGGAAGGCGTTCCGGCCAAAACGGTGGTATCCGACGCCATGTCCAAAGCGCTGAAAAAGAAAGGTTTTAAGTTTACCGGTTCAACGATTTGTTATGCCTTTATGCAGGCGGCCGGGCTGGTGAACGATCATCAGTCTTATTGTTTCTGCCACCCGGCGAATCAGCCGTCATGA
- a CDS encoding N-acetyltransferase — MIRLAQPADHEAILVLWLHSSLISHSFIAQSYWIESLQMVREDFLPKARTWVACDEEGHISGFIGVLNQQFIGALFVEENRYGDGTAQRLMAAAKAEYPVLLLEVYQQNHRAMAFYRKENFEITAETRHPGTDLPTWILRWHQPLSE, encoded by the coding sequence ATGATCCGCCTTGCGCAGCCTGCCGATCACGAAGCCATTCTGGTGCTCTGGCTGCACAGCTCCCTGATCTCTCACTCTTTTATTGCTCAATCCTATTGGATTGAAAGCCTGCAAATGGTCCGGGAGGATTTTTTACCCAAAGCCCGGACCTGGGTTGCGTGTGACGAAGAAGGTCACATCAGCGGGTTTATCGGCGTGCTGAATCAGCAGTTTATCGGCGCGCTTTTTGTGGAAGAAAACCGCTACGGCGACGGCACCGCGCAACGTCTGATGGCGGCAGCCAAAGCGGAATATCCGGTGCTGCTGCTGGAGGTGTATCAGCAAAACCACCGTGCAATGGCGTTCTATCGCAAGGAAAACTTTGAGATCACCGCCGAAACCCGTCACCCCGGCACCGACCTGCCCACCTGGATCCTCCGCTGGCACCAGCCCCTTTCCGAATAA
- the glyQ gene encoding glycine--tRNA ligase subunit alpha produces MQKFDTKTFQGLILTLQDYWAQQGCTIVQPLDMEVGAGTSHPMTSLRALGPEPFAAAYVQPSRRPTDGRYGENPNRLQHYYQFQVMIKPSPENIQELYLGSLKELGLDPLIHDIRFVEDNWENPTLGAWGLGWEVWLNGMEVTQFTYFQQVGGLECKPVTGEITYGLERLAMYIQSVDSVYDLVWSDGPLGKTTYGDVFHQNEVEQSTYNFEYADVDFLFSCFEQHEKEAQTLLALEKPLALPAYERILKAAHCFNLLDARKAISVTERQRYILRIRTLTKAVAEAYYASREVLGFPMCKKNEK; encoded by the coding sequence ATGCAAAAGTTTGATACCAAGACATTTCAGGGCCTGATCCTGACACTGCAAGATTATTGGGCGCAGCAGGGCTGCACCATTGTTCAACCGCTGGATATGGAAGTCGGCGCTGGCACCTCGCACCCGATGACCAGCCTGCGCGCACTCGGCCCTGAGCCTTTTGCGGCAGCCTATGTTCAGCCTTCCCGCCGCCCGACCGATGGTCGCTACGGTGAGAACCCGAACCGCCTGCAACACTATTATCAGTTCCAGGTGATGATCAAACCGTCACCGGAAAACATTCAGGAACTGTACCTCGGTTCCCTGAAAGAGCTGGGTCTTGACCCGCTTATCCACGATATTCGCTTCGTAGAAGATAACTGGGAAAACCCGACGCTCGGCGCCTGGGGTCTCGGCTGGGAAGTGTGGCTGAATGGCATGGAAGTAACGCAGTTCACTTACTTCCAGCAGGTCGGCGGCCTGGAGTGTAAACCTGTGACCGGCGAAATCACTTACGGTCTTGAGCGTCTGGCGATGTACATCCAGAGCGTGGACAGCGTTTACGATCTGGTCTGGAGCGACGGCCCGCTGGGCAAAACAACCTACGGCGACGTGTTCCATCAGAACGAGGTGGAGCAATCCACCTACAACTTCGAATACGCCGATGTTGATTTCCTCTTCTCCTGTTTTGAACAGCACGAGAAAGAAGCGCAAACCCTGCTGGCTCTTGAAAAGCCGCTGGCACTGCCTGCTTACGAGCGCATCCTGAAAGCCGCACATTGCTTCAACCTGCTCGATGCACGTAAAGCGATTTCTGTGACTGAACGTCAGCGCTACATTCTGCGCATCCGTACCCTGACTAAAGCGGTAGCTGAGGCGTATTACGCTTCCCGCGAAGTGCTGGGCTTCCCGATGTGCAAAAAGAACGAGAAGTGA
- a CDS encoding alpha-galactosidase, translated as MENQTVHLTSEHTSLIVRCTPFAEIVYWGKRLSQFSAQDLISLSRAVPNGRIDVDAPVNLSADSGRGSFGNPGVEGHRDGLDWSPVFNTTDVRHHGNQLTITTEDPIAGLQFRSELHLDASGVLQARNALTNLRPGTYQLTRLAVTLPLPERAAEVMAFHGRWIKEFQPHRTLLDHGGVIQENRRGKTSSEHFPAVMIGHPGFSEEQGEVWGMHLGWSGNHRLRADIKTDGRRVVQAEALYFPGEQRLEQGETLETPWLYASYSASGLNRMSQQFHRFVREQIVHFPVEKPRPVHLNTWEGIYFDHDPDYIMQMATESAALGVERFIIDDGWFRGRDHDRAALGDWYLDEKKYPNGLKPVIDHVKKLGMEFGIWVEPEMINPDSDLYRAHPDWLLALPGYQQPSGRHQFVLDLNNPQVFDYLVERMSWLLGEHDVDYVKWDMNREIVQPGHEGRAALTNQTQQFYRLLDVLGERFPHIEFESCASGGGRIDYEVLKRSHRFWTSDNNDALERQKIQRGMSYFFPPEVMGSHIGNKLCHATSRQHSIAFRGLTALFGHMGIELDPVKEGEAERAGFAKYTRLHLQLRPLLHSGDVYRVDSHDDSMLINGVVSDSGDRAVFLISQLAMPTWSLPGTLRVPGLKADARYRVTVLDEPALLAGGGSGHTMRVQPAWLHESPVLSGEWLGNAGLTLPVLDPESALLLSFERV; from the coding sequence ATGGAAAACCAGACCGTCCATTTAACCAGTGAGCACACCAGCCTGATCGTGCGCTGTACGCCGTTTGCCGAAATCGTTTACTGGGGAAAACGCCTCAGCCAGTTTTCAGCGCAAGACCTGATCTCCCTGAGCCGCGCAGTACCCAATGGCCGTATTGATGTCGATGCACCGGTCAATCTCAGCGCCGATTCTGGCCGCGGTTCGTTCGGAAATCCGGGCGTCGAAGGCCATCGCGACGGCCTGGACTGGTCGCCGGTGTTTAACACGACAGACGTCCGGCACCACGGTAATCAGCTGACGATCACTACCGAAGACCCGATCGCCGGGCTGCAATTTCGCAGTGAACTGCATCTGGATGCCAGCGGCGTTTTACAGGCGCGAAATGCGCTGACCAACCTCAGACCCGGTACGTATCAGCTGACACGTCTGGCCGTTACGCTGCCGCTGCCGGAGCGCGCCGCCGAAGTGATGGCGTTTCATGGCCGCTGGATCAAAGAGTTTCAGCCGCACCGCACGTTGCTGGATCACGGCGGTGTCATTCAGGAAAACCGTCGCGGCAAAACCTCTTCTGAACATTTTCCGGCGGTGATGATCGGTCATCCGGGTTTCAGCGAAGAACAGGGCGAAGTCTGGGGAATGCATCTGGGCTGGAGCGGCAATCATCGCCTGAGGGCAGATATCAAAACCGATGGCCGCCGTGTGGTACAGGCCGAAGCCCTGTATTTCCCAGGTGAACAACGCCTCGAACAGGGAGAAACGCTGGAAACGCCGTGGCTCTACGCCAGTTATTCCGCCAGCGGCCTGAACCGCATGAGCCAGCAGTTTCACCGCTTTGTGCGTGAGCAGATTGTCCACTTCCCGGTGGAAAAACCGCGTCCGGTGCATCTCAATACCTGGGAAGGCATTTATTTCGATCACGACCCTGACTACATCATGCAGATGGCGACTGAATCTGCCGCGTTAGGCGTGGAACGCTTCATTATCGACGACGGCTGGTTCCGCGGGCGTGATCATGACCGCGCCGCGCTGGGCGACTGGTATCTCGACGAAAAGAAATACCCGAACGGACTGAAACCGGTGATCGACCATGTCAAAAAACTCGGCATGGAATTTGGTATCTGGGTCGAGCCGGAAATGATTAACCCGGATTCGGATTTGTACCGCGCACATCCCGACTGGCTGCTGGCGTTGCCGGGTTATCAGCAACCGAGTGGCCGTCATCAGTTCGTGCTCGATCTGAATAATCCGCAGGTCTTTGATTATCTCGTGGAACGTATGAGCTGGCTGCTCGGCGAACACGACGTGGATTATGTGAAATGGGACATGAACCGCGAAATCGTTCAGCCGGGGCATGAAGGCCGCGCGGCGCTGACAAACCAGACGCAGCAGTTTTATCGCCTGCTCGACGTCCTCGGCGAGCGCTTCCCGCACATTGAGTTTGAATCCTGCGCGTCCGGCGGCGGACGTATCGATTATGAAGTCCTGAAACGCAGCCACCGTTTCTGGACATCAGACAACAATGACGCGCTGGAGCGGCAGAAAATTCAGCGCGGCATGAGCTATTTCTTCCCACCGGAAGTGATGGGTTCGCATATCGGTAACAAGCTGTGCCACGCCACTTCGCGCCAGCACAGCATTGCGTTTCGCGGCCTGACGGCGCTGTTCGGCCACATGGGCATTGAGCTGGATCCGGTGAAAGAAGGCGAAGCCGAACGCGCCGGATTCGCGAAATATACCCGGCTGCATCTGCAGTTACGGCCTTTGCTGCACAGCGGCGATGTGTACCGCGTCGACAGTCACGACGATTCCATGCTGATTAACGGCGTGGTCAGCGACAGCGGCGATCGCGCGGTATTTCTGATCAGCCAGCTCGCGATGCCGACCTGGTCATTGCCGGGAACGCTGCGGGTGCCGGGGCTGAAAGCGGACGCCCGTTATCGCGTCACGGTGCTGGATGAACCGGCATTGCTGGCGGGCGGCGGAAGCGGCCACACCATGCGCGTGCAACCGGCGTGGCTGCATGAATCGCCGGTGCTGAGCGGTGAATGGCTGGGGAACGCCGGGCTGACGCTGCCGGTGCTGGATCCGGAAAGCGCCCTGCTGCTGAGTTTTGAGCGCGTTTAA
- the glyS gene encoding glycine--tRNA ligase subunit beta: MTEKTFLVEIGTEELPPKALRSLAESFAANLTAELDAANLPHGDVKWFAAPRRLALKVSGLHESQADREVEKRGPAVAQAFDAEGKPSKAAEGWARGCGITVEQADRLVTDKGEWLVYRAHVKGESAQQLLPAMIATSLSKLPIPKLMRWGDSDVQFVRPVHTVTLLLGDELIPAKILGIDSARTLRGHRFMGEPEFTLDNADQYPQILLERGKVIADYEQRKAIIKRDAEKAAKEIGGIADLSESLLEEVASLVEWPVVLTAKFEEKFLAVPAEALVYTMKGDQKYFPVYDAAGKLLPNFIFVANIESKDPQQIISGNEKVVRPRLADAEFFFNTDRKKRLEDNLPRLETVLFQKQLGTLRDKTDRIQALSGWIAGKIGANVENAKRAGLLSKCDLMTNMVFEFTDTQGVMGMHYARHDGEQEEVAVALNEQYQPRFAGDELPASLVACALAIADKMDTLAGIFGIGQHPKGDKDPFALRRAALGVLRIIVEKNLSLDLQTLTEEAVRLYGDKLTNAKVVDEVVDFMLGRFRAWYQEEGHAVDTIQAVLARRPTKPADFDARVKAVSYFRTLDEAATLAAANKRVSNILAKSTDVLLDHVHASVLKEPAELKLATHLVVLRDKLEPLFAAGQYKEALVELAALRETVDTFFDTVMVMDENEAIRINRLTLLSKLRELFLQVADISLLQ; the protein is encoded by the coding sequence ATGACTGAAAAAACTTTTCTGGTGGAAATCGGCACGGAAGAACTGCCACCGAAGGCTCTGCGCAGCCTTGCTGAATCCTTTGCAGCGAACCTGACTGCGGAACTCGATGCGGCGAATCTGCCACACGGCGACGTAAAATGGTTTGCAGCACCGCGCCGTCTGGCGCTGAAAGTCTCCGGTCTGCATGAATCACAGGCCGATCGCGAAGTTGAAAAACGCGGCCCGGCTGTGGCGCAGGCGTTTGATGCAGAAGGCAAACCCAGCAAAGCCGCTGAAGGCTGGGCTCGTGGTTGCGGCATCACCGTCGAACAGGCTGACCGTCTGGTCACTGACAAAGGCGAATGGCTGGTTTACCGCGCACACGTCAAAGGCGAAAGCGCGCAACAGCTGCTGCCAGCGATGATCGCGACATCTTTGTCCAAATTGCCTATTCCTAAACTGATGCGCTGGGGCGATTCCGACGTGCAGTTTGTGCGTCCGGTTCACACCGTAACGTTGCTGTTGGGCGATGAACTGATCCCGGCGAAAATCCTCGGTATTGATTCTGCGCGTACCCTTCGTGGCCACCGTTTCATGGGCGAGCCGGAATTCACACTCGACAACGCCGATCAGTACCCGCAAATTCTGCTGGAACGCGGCAAAGTCATTGCGGATTACGAGCAGCGTAAAGCCATCATCAAACGGGATGCTGAGAAAGCGGCGAAAGAGATTGGCGGTATTGCCGATCTGAGCGAAAGCCTGCTGGAAGAAGTGGCCTCTCTGGTGGAATGGCCGGTTGTTCTGACCGCTAAATTCGAAGAGAAATTCCTGGCTGTTCCGGCAGAAGCGCTGGTTTACACCATGAAAGGCGACCAGAAGTATTTCCCGGTGTACGACGCCGCGGGCAAACTTCTGCCGAACTTCATCTTCGTGGCCAACATCGAGTCGAAAGATCCGCAGCAAATCATTTCCGGTAACGAGAAAGTGGTTCGCCCGCGTCTGGCCGATGCGGAATTCTTCTTCAACACTGACCGTAAAAAACGTCTCGAAGATAACCTGCCGCGTCTGGAAACTGTGTTGTTCCAGAAACAGCTGGGTACGCTGCGTGACAAAACAGACCGCATTCAGGCGCTTTCTGGCTGGATCGCCGGGAAAATCGGTGCCAACGTCGAGAACGCAAAACGCGCGGGTCTGCTGTCCAAATGTGATCTGATGACCAACATGGTCTTCGAATTCACCGACACGCAGGGCGTGATGGGCATGCACTATGCGCGTCACGACGGCGAGCAGGAAGAAGTCGCGGTTGCGCTGAACGAACAGTATCAGCCACGCTTTGCGGGCGACGAATTACCGGCATCGCTGGTGGCTTGTGCGCTGGCAATCGCTGACAAGATGGACACGCTGGCCGGTATCTTCGGCATCGGTCAACATCCGAAAGGCGATAAAGACCCGTTCGCACTGCGCCGTGCGGCGCTGGGCGTGCTGCGTATCATCGTTGAGAAAAACCTGTCTCTTGATCTGCAAACCCTGACGGAAGAAGCGGTGCGTCTGTACGGCGACAAGCTGACTAACGCCAAGGTTGTCGATGAGGTGGTTGATTTCATGCTCGGTCGTTTCCGCGCGTGGTATCAGGAAGAAGGTCACGCGGTCGATACCATTCAGGCCGTGCTGGCACGTCGTCCAACCAAACCGGCTGATTTCGACGCCCGTGTGAAAGCGGTGAGCTACTTCCGTACGCTGGATGAAGCGGCAACGCTGGCTGCGGCCAACAAACGCGTTTCCAACATCCTGGCGAAATCCACCGACGTTCTGCTGGATCACGTTCACGCCTCCGTGCTGAAAGAACCTGCTGAGCTGAAACTGGCTACGCATCTGGTCGTTCTGCGTGACAAACTGGAGCCGCTGTTTGCTGCCGGTCAGTACAAAGAAGCGCTGGTCGAACTGGCTGCCCTGCGTGAAACCGTGGATACGTTCTTTGACACCGTGATGGTGATGGATGAGAACGAAGCGATTCGAATCAACCGGTTGACGTTACTGTCCAAGCTGAGGGAGTTGTTCTTACAAGTGGCGGATATTTCTTTACTTCAGTAA
- a CDS encoding DsbA family protein — MKRQTMTLLASLVLAPALANAADSATADFTPAQQEAIGKIAADYMLQHPEILVQVSQKLQAKQADQQQQETLSAVLANSKALVEDPATPSYGPKDAKVAFVEFFDYQCLYCSRMAPVVEQTVKANPNVRFVFKEWPIFGDRWKASITAAETGMAIWKEKGAQAYFDYHNSIYRTGHDEGKLTDADIAGAVKAAKATPPTDAQRKATHEAIASNDELARTLGFSGTPGFVVMPTSGATAENTTVLPGAVSAEELQGAIVKAQGGK; from the coding sequence ATGAAACGTCAGACGATGACTCTGTTGGCTTCTCTGGTGCTGGCACCTGCGCTGGCCAACGCCGCCGACAGCGCAACGGCAGATTTCACCCCGGCGCAACAGGAAGCCATTGGTAAAATTGCAGCTGATTACATGCTTCAGCATCCTGAAATTCTGGTGCAGGTCAGCCAGAAACTTCAGGCGAAGCAGGCCGATCAGCAGCAACAGGAAACCCTGAGCGCCGTTCTGGCCAATTCAAAAGCACTGGTTGAAGATCCTGCCACGCCAAGCTACGGCCCGAAAGATGCCAAAGTAGCTTTCGTGGAATTCTTCGATTATCAGTGTCTGTATTGCAGCCGCATGGCACCGGTGGTTGAACAGACGGTGAAAGCGAATCCGAACGTTCGTTTCGTCTTCAAAGAATGGCCAATCTTCGGTGACCGCTGGAAAGCGTCCATCACGGCGGCAGAAACCGGTATGGCGATCTGGAAAGAGAAGGGCGCGCAGGCGTACTTCGACTACCACAACAGCATTTATCGTACCGGCCATGACGAGGGTAAACTGACCGATGCCGATATCGCCGGTGCGGTGAAAGCGGCCAAAGCCACCCCGCCGACTGATGCACAGCGTAAAGCCACGCATGAAGCTATTGCCTCCAACGACGAACTGGCCCGCACGCTGGGCTTCAGCGGTACACCTGGTTTTGTCGTGATGCCAACCAGCGGCGCAACGGCAGAAAACACCACCGTGCTTCCGGGCGCTGTTTCCGCCGAAGAACTGCAGGGCGCGATTGTTAAGGCGCAAGGCGGGAAGTAA
- a CDS encoding MFS transporter translates to MNPTQTSDRCFYKKNTNFWIFGSYFFLYFFIMATCYPFLPIWLSDVIGLSKTQTGIVFSSMSLFAILFQPFFGVISDKLGLKKHLLWIIAVLLFLFAPFFIYVFAPLLKINIVLGAILGGAYIGFVFAGGSGATEAYIERVSRNSAFEYGKARMFGCFGWGICASTAGVLFNINPNIVFWMGSGAALILMVLLLVSRPQENKNAVVMDKLGANQPQFSLKTAALLLKERKLWMLILYVIGVACVYDVFDQQFATFFKSFFASPQQGTEMFGYVTTAGELCNALIMFCSPWIINRIGAKNTLLLAGTIMSIRIVGSSFATTAIEVILLKMLHALEVPFLLVGVFKYITQIFDVRFSATIYLIGFNFAKQLAAIFLSAFAGSLYDRIGFSDTYLILGGIAFSVTIISAFTLSNRPEKQAVPAARPAEGLR, encoded by the coding sequence ATGAACCCTACACAAACTTCCGACCGCTGTTTCTATAAAAAAAATACTAACTTCTGGATATTTGGCAGTTATTTTTTCCTGTATTTCTTCATTATGGCGACCTGTTATCCGTTTTTACCGATCTGGCTATCTGACGTTATTGGCCTGAGCAAAACGCAAACCGGCATCGTGTTCTCAAGCATGTCGCTGTTTGCCATTTTGTTTCAGCCCTTCTTTGGCGTTATTTCTGACAAGCTCGGCCTCAAAAAACACCTGCTATGGATTATCGCGGTGCTGCTTTTCCTGTTTGCACCGTTCTTTATTTATGTCTTCGCCCCGCTGCTGAAAATCAATATCGTGCTCGGCGCGATATTGGGTGGCGCGTATATCGGCTTCGTTTTTGCGGGCGGTTCCGGCGCAACCGAGGCCTATATCGAAAGGGTCAGCCGCAACAGTGCCTTTGAATACGGCAAGGCGCGGATGTTCGGCTGTTTTGGCTGGGGGATTTGCGCCTCGACCGCAGGCGTGTTGTTTAACATCAATCCGAATATCGTGTTCTGGATGGGTTCCGGTGCGGCGCTGATCCTGATGGTTCTGCTGCTGGTTTCCCGTCCGCAGGAAAACAAAAATGCCGTGGTGATGGATAAACTCGGTGCCAATCAGCCGCAATTCTCGCTGAAAACGGCGGCGTTGCTGCTGAAAGAACGCAAACTGTGGATGCTGATTTTGTACGTGATCGGCGTCGCCTGCGTCTATGACGTGTTTGATCAGCAGTTCGCCACGTTCTTCAAAAGCTTCTTTGCCTCACCGCAGCAGGGCACAGAAATGTTCGGCTACGTGACCACCGCGGGCGAGTTGTGTAACGCGCTGATCATGTTCTGTTCGCCGTGGATTATTAACCGCATCGGCGCGAAAAATACGCTGCTGCTGGCGGGGACGATTATGTCGATCCGCATTGTCGGCTCGTCATTTGCGACGACTGCCATCGAAGTCATTCTGCTGAAAATGCTGCACGCGCTGGAAGTGCCGTTCCTGCTGGTCGGCGTATTCAAATACATCACGCAGATTTTTGATGTCCGGTTCTCGGCGACCATTTATCTGATCGGGTTTAATTTTGCCAAACAGCTGGCGGCGATTTTCCTTTCAGCTTTCGCCGGCAGTTTGTATGACCGTATCGGGTTCAGCGATACCTATCTGATCCTCGGCGGCATCGCCTTTAGCGTGACGATCATTTCTGCGTTCACGCTGAGTAACCGGCCGGAGAAACAGGCGGTTCCGGCGGCAAGACCGGCAGAAGGTTTGCGCTGA
- a CDS encoding substrate-binding domain-containing protein translates to MSLKAIAKDLGLSVTTVSRALNGYDDVSADTKARVQAAADLRGYRPNTLARRLKMGKIDAVGLIFPFTSHPLSNSAFIEMVGCITRELAKYEIDLLLVPDELGTFSWRRLIESKRVDAMLVAHTLDNDPRLLDLQQRNFPFLALGRSQCLTQDYAWFDFDNRAGMQMAVDHLAALGHSRIAFLGENNQQSFIGQRHQGYLDGLRANGLPLNPDYAHKVSPSRRAGYQATQALLALPQPPTAIVCDCNMHGEGAALALNEAGLLLSGGVSLIIFDGLPSDSVPDVAVTAVRQGTREAVGLQIAEMTRALIRNEPLKNLQVLWQPELQAGVTAHPPH, encoded by the coding sequence ATGTCGCTGAAAGCTATCGCGAAAGATCTCGGTCTCTCTGTCACTACCGTCAGCCGTGCGCTGAACGGCTACGATGACGTTTCAGCAGACACCAAAGCGCGGGTTCAGGCGGCGGCAGATTTACGTGGCTACCGGCCAAACACTCTCGCCCGCCGGTTGAAAATGGGCAAGATCGACGCCGTTGGGCTGATTTTCCCGTTCACTTCACACCCTTTAAGCAATTCCGCGTTTATCGAAATGGTTGGTTGTATTACCCGCGAACTGGCGAAATATGAAATTGATTTACTGCTGGTGCCGGACGAACTCGGCACATTTTCGTGGCGGCGGCTGATCGAAAGTAAACGTGTGGATGCCATGCTGGTGGCGCATACGCTGGATAACGATCCGCGCCTGCTGGATTTACAGCAACGTAATTTTCCGTTTCTGGCGCTGGGGCGCAGCCAGTGTCTGACGCAGGATTACGCCTGGTTTGATTTCGATAACCGCGCCGGTATGCAGATGGCGGTCGATCATCTTGCCGCGCTTGGTCACAGTCGCATCGCTTTTCTCGGCGAAAACAATCAGCAATCGTTTATCGGGCAGCGCCATCAGGGCTATCTCGATGGTTTACGGGCTAACGGCCTGCCGCTTAACCCGGATTACGCGCACAAAGTCAGCCCCAGCCGCCGTGCAGGTTATCAGGCCACGCAGGCGCTGCTGGCGTTACCTCAACCGCCAACGGCGATTGTCTGCGACTGCAATATGCACGGCGAAGGCGCGGCGCTGGCGTTAAACGAAGCCGGTTTGCTGCTCAGCGGCGGCGTTTCGCTGATTATCTTTGACGGATTACCTTCCGACAGCGTGCCCGACGTCGCCGTCACGGCTGTCCGTCAGGGCACGCGCGAAGCGGTCGGGCTGCAAATTGCGGAGATGACGCGGGCGCTGATCCGCAATGAGCCGCTGAAGAATTTGCAGGTTCTCTGGCAACCGGAATTGCAGGCGGGCGTCACCGCACATCCACCACACTGA
- a CDS encoding OmpA family lipoprotein, whose protein sequence is MNKRLLVVAGVLCVTMGLSACTTNPYTGESEAGKSGIGAGIGAALGAGVGMLSSSKHDRGKGALIGAAAGAALGGGAGYYMDVQESKLRDKMKGTGVSVTRQGDNIVLNMPNNVTFDTNSSTLKPAGANTLTGVAMVLKEYPKTAVNVVGYTDSTGSRALNMKLSQQRADGVGSALITQGVEGSRVRTTGAGPDNPIASNSTEAGKAQNRRVEITLSPMQ, encoded by the coding sequence ATGAACAAAAGACTTCTAGTGGTTGCGGGCGTGCTGTGTGTAACGATGGGCCTTTCAGCCTGTACCACCAATCCTTACACCGGGGAATCAGAAGCGGGTAAATCCGGCATTGGCGCGGGCATCGGTGCCGCTCTCGGCGCAGGCGTCGGCATGCTTTCTTCCTCTAAACACGATCGCGGCAAAGGCGCGCTGATCGGGGCAGCTGCAGGTGCTGCGCTGGGTGGCGGTGCGGGTTATTACATGGATGTGCAGGAATCTAAACTGCGCGACAAAATGAAAGGCACCGGCGTCAGCGTGACCCGTCAGGGCGACAATATCGTGCTGAATATGCCGAACAATGTGACCTTCGACACCAACAGCAGCACGCTGAAACCGGCAGGCGCGAATACGCTGACCGGCGTGGCGATGGTACTGAAAGAGTATCCGAAAACCGCCGTAAACGTCGTCGGTTACACCGACAGCACCGGTTCCCGTGCGCTCAACATGAAGCTCTCACAGCAACGTGCTGACGGCGTGGGCAGCGCGCTGATCACGCAGGGCGTCGAAGGCAGCCGCGTGCGCACCACAGGCGCAGGCCCGGATAATCCGATTGCCAGCAACAGCACTGAGGCCGGTAAAGCGCAGAACCGCCGCGTGGAAATCACCCTTAGCCCGATGCAGTAA